In Heyndrickxia vini, the sequence CAAAAACCCGATCACTTTTTCATTTTCTGTTCTAATTTCCATGTTTCCATCTTAAAAATATAACATGAGGATCGACATCAAAGGAGATGCGAACATGGATATAGATGGAGTGTTTTCAGGAGGTGGCATAAAAGGTTTAGCACTAATTGGTGCTTATGAAGAATTAGAATCACAAGGTTTTACATTTAATCGTGTAGCAGGGACAAGTGCGGGATCAATTATAGCTGGTTTCATTGCAGCTGGTTACTCTAGCCAAGAAATGAAAAGTTTATTTTCACACGTTCCATATGAAAATTTATTGGATTCATGGAAAACGTGGATACCTATTCCAAAACAAATTTCAAAATGGATTTTTCTGTATTGGCGTTTAGGTCTGTACAAAGGGAAGGCGTTAGAGGATTGGTTGCGTGAGATGTTAGCGGCAAAAGGAGTTTATACGTTTGCAGACTTGCCGAAAGATTCATTAAAAGTTGTTGCATCCGATTTAAGTAATGGACGTCTGCTTGTTCTTCCTGATGATCTTATTCAATATGGCATACCAATTGAAAGTTTTCCTGTTGCAAGAGCAATCCGGATGAGCTGCAGCATTCCGTATTTTTTTGAACCTGTGAAATTAAAAAGTTTAGAAGGAATAAGTGTCATAGCAGATGGGGGTGTTTTAAGTAATTTTCCAATGTGGATTTTCGTAAATAATGAAACAAAAAAAATACGGCCAGTTGTTGGCGTATCTCTAAGTTATGATTTAAAAGAGCACCCAAAACATAAGATAAAAAACGGAATACAATTATTTAATGCATTATTTGAAACGATGAAGGAAGCGCATGATTCAAGATATATATCAAGAAAACATGAAAATGATATTATTTTTATACCTGCAAGAAACTATATCTCTACAGACTTTCAAATATCCGAAGAAAAAAAAGACGCCCTTATCGAGCTAGGGCGAATAAAAACCAAGGAATTTTTAAAAACATGGACGTACTGATCAATTAAGAAGAATCGGGGCTAGTATATCGCTCGATTTTTCTTTTTGCCTTTTTTTCCTTCAATCACTGTTAATTTCGCTTGAGACTTTTTTCGTATTGGCTTTTTTAAAGCATTAATCTGACTACTTGCAGTAGCTTGTCGATTTTTTATTCGTTTTTTCGATCGTCTTGCGGCTTTTAGAAAAGCCCTTTTATTTCGATGAGAAGGACGTTTCCCAGACCATAATCGATAAATTAGATAAATACAACAAATAATAACAGCCCAAATAAGTAATTGTTTAAATAATGCTCCGGGCTGTTGAAATACTTTTGATCCAAGCCCTATTAAAGCAAGTAGAAAAACTAATCCGATCAACCATTTTTTTGCAACC encodes:
- a CDS encoding SA1362 family protein, with protein sequence MVAKKWLIGLVFLLALIGLGSKVFQQPGALFKQLLIWAVIICCIYLIYRLWSGKRPSHRNKRAFLKAARRSKKRIKNRQATASSQINALKKPIRKKSQAKLTVIEGKKGKKKNRAIY
- a CDS encoding patatin-like phospholipase family protein, giving the protein MDIDGVFSGGGIKGLALIGAYEELESQGFTFNRVAGTSAGSIIAGFIAAGYSSQEMKSLFSHVPYENLLDSWKTWIPIPKQISKWIFLYWRLGLYKGKALEDWLREMLAAKGVYTFADLPKDSLKVVASDLSNGRLLVLPDDLIQYGIPIESFPVARAIRMSCSIPYFFEPVKLKSLEGISVIADGGVLSNFPMWIFVNNETKKIRPVVGVSLSYDLKEHPKHKIKNGIQLFNALFETMKEAHDSRYISRKHENDIIFIPARNYISTDFQISEEKKDALIELGRIKTKEFLKTWTY